A genomic region of Camelus ferus isolate YT-003-E chromosome 11, BCGSAC_Cfer_1.0, whole genome shotgun sequence contains the following coding sequences:
- the LOC116667327 gene encoding trafficking protein particle complex subunit 9-like — MSIPDYVQCAENDQILPVVVQAIGIISEENFFCIYKRISLVSQISPCGSHWALCIHYRHHYAPENGWGIFQTHSKVVGLVTIADCLSAKAFEKLHVQRSCMAHR; from the coding sequence ATGAGCATCCCTGACTACGTGCAGTGCGCTGAGAACGACCAGATTCTCCCCGTGGTGGTCCAAGCCATTGGGATCATCTCAGAGgagaatttcttttgcatctataAGCGAATCTCCTTGGTGAGCCAGATCAGCCCCTGCGGCTCCCATTGGGCACTCTGTATCCACTACAGGCACCACTATGCACCCGAGAATGGGTGGGGAATCTTCCAGACCCACAGCAAGGTAGTGGGCCTTGTCACCATTGCCGACTGCCTCTCGGCCAAGGCCTTCGAGAAGCTCCACGTGCAGAGGAGCTGTATGGCACATCGTTAA